In Asanoa sp. WMMD1127, one genomic interval encodes:
- a CDS encoding PaaI family thioesterase has product MGFSVEDANAVLADNFAPWVRDLGLVVEDIEPGVATLRLPWSDRLAREGGALSGQALMAAADTATVIAISAARSGFVPMTTVQLSTTFQRPIAGVDVRVLARVTKLGRTLAFADIALTPDGATAPAAQAHTVYALLG; this is encoded by the coding sequence GTGGGTTTCAGTGTCGAAGACGCGAACGCGGTCCTGGCCGACAACTTCGCACCGTGGGTCCGCGACCTCGGCCTGGTCGTCGAGGACATCGAGCCCGGTGTCGCGACGCTGCGGCTGCCCTGGTCGGACCGGCTCGCCCGGGAGGGCGGCGCGCTGAGCGGACAGGCGCTGATGGCCGCCGCCGACACGGCCACCGTCATCGCGATCTCCGCCGCCCGGTCGGGCTTCGTGCCGATGACCACCGTGCAGCTCTCGACGACGTTCCAGCGGCCGATCGCCGGCGTCGACGTGCGGGTGCTGGCCCGGGTGACCAAACTCGGCCGCACGCTGGCGTTCGCCGACATCGCCCTCACCCCCGACGGCGCGACCGCCCCGGCGGCCCAGGCGCACACCGTCTACGCCCTCCTCGGCTGA
- the gatA gene encoding Asp-tRNA(Asn)/Glu-tRNA(Gln) amidotransferase subunit GatA, whose amino-acid sequence MSSELTQLTASEIAKRISDGDASAEEVTRAHLDRIAAVDGKVHAFLHVDADGALEAARAVDAKRAAGEELGPLAGVPIAVKDVLTTRGVPTTAGSKILEGWRPPYDSTVVERLRRAGTVILGKTNMDEFAMGSSTEYSAYGPTNNPWDLGRIPGGSGGGSAAAVAGYEAPLAIGTDTGGSIRQPGAVTGTVGAKPTYGGTSRYGLIAFSSSLDTPGPCARTVLDAALLHEVMAGHDPRDSTSIPQPVPPVVEAARRGMTGDLTGVKLGLVTEFDAGDGAEPGVMAAFRDALAALTKLGAEVVEVSCPHFQYALPAYYLIAPSECSSNLARFDGVRYGLRVGDDGTRSLEEVMSLTREAGFGPEVKRRIMLGTYALSSGYYDAYYGQAQKVRTLITQDFASAFEQVDVLVSPTTPFVAFPFGSRTSDPYQMYLADLFTIPTNLYGGPGISVPCGLSDGLPVGFQIMAPTMADDRMYRVAAALESAVGTLTPPSLEG is encoded by the coding sequence ATGTCCAGCGAGCTCACCCAGCTGACCGCCAGCGAGATCGCGAAGCGGATCAGTGACGGCGACGCCTCCGCCGAGGAGGTGACCCGGGCGCACCTCGACCGGATCGCCGCCGTCGACGGCAAGGTCCACGCCTTCCTGCACGTCGACGCCGACGGGGCGCTCGAGGCCGCGCGGGCGGTCGACGCCAAGCGCGCCGCCGGCGAGGAGCTCGGCCCGCTCGCCGGCGTGCCGATCGCCGTCAAGGACGTGCTGACCACCCGCGGCGTGCCGACCACGGCCGGCTCCAAGATCCTCGAGGGCTGGCGGCCGCCGTACGACTCGACGGTCGTCGAGCGGTTGAGGCGCGCCGGCACCGTGATTCTCGGCAAGACCAACATGGACGAGTTCGCGATGGGCTCGTCGACGGAATACTCCGCCTACGGGCCGACCAACAACCCGTGGGACCTCGGCCGGATCCCCGGCGGGTCCGGCGGTGGCAGCGCCGCGGCGGTCGCCGGCTACGAGGCGCCGCTGGCGATCGGCACCGACACCGGCGGCTCGATCCGCCAGCCGGGCGCGGTGACCGGCACCGTGGGCGCCAAGCCGACCTACGGTGGCACGTCCCGCTACGGCCTGATCGCGTTCTCGTCGAGCCTCGACACCCCGGGGCCGTGTGCCCGCACGGTCCTCGACGCCGCCCTGCTGCACGAGGTGATGGCCGGCCACGACCCGCGCGACTCCACCTCGATCCCCCAGCCGGTGCCGCCGGTCGTCGAGGCCGCCCGGCGCGGCATGACCGGCGACCTGACCGGCGTCAAGCTGGGCCTGGTCACCGAGTTCGACGCCGGCGACGGCGCCGAGCCGGGCGTGATGGCCGCCTTCCGCGACGCCCTCGCCGCGCTGACCAAGCTCGGCGCGGAGGTCGTCGAGGTCTCCTGCCCGCACTTCCAGTACGCGCTGCCGGCCTACTACCTGATCGCGCCGAGCGAGTGCTCCTCCAACCTGGCGCGGTTCGACGGCGTCCGCTACGGCCTGCGGGTCGGCGACGACGGCACCCGGTCGCTGGAGGAGGTCATGTCGCTGACCCGCGAGGCCGGTTTCGGCCCCGAGGTCAAGCGCCGGATCATGCTCGGCACGTACGCGCTGTCCAGTGGCTACTACGACGCCTACTACGGCCAGGCGCAGAAGGTCCGCACGCTGATCACGCAGGACTTCGCCAGCGCCTTCGAGCAGGTCGACGTGCTGGTCTCGCCGACGACCCCGTTCGTGGCGTTCCCGTTCGGGTCCCGCACCTCGGACCCCTACCAGATGTACCTCGCCGACCTCTTCACCATCCCCACCAACCTGTACGGCGGTCCGGGCATCTCGGTGCCCTGCGGGCTCTCCGACGGGCTGCCGGTCGGCTTCCAGATCATGGCGCCGACCATGGCCGACGACCGCATGTACCGGGTCGCCGCCGCCCTCGAGTCCGCCGTCGGCACGCTGACCCCGCCGTCCCTGGAGGGCTGA
- the gatC gene encoding Asp-tRNA(Asn)/Glu-tRNA(Gln) amidotransferase subunit GatC: MAAISRDEVAHLARLSRLAVTEQELDTFAGQLDVILQAVARVGEVAAADIPPTSHSVPLTNVLREDVETPCLTREEALAGAPDVAEDRFRVPRILDEEA; this comes from the coding sequence ATGGCTGCCATTTCCCGCGATGAGGTCGCGCATCTCGCGCGGCTGTCGCGGCTCGCCGTGACCGAGCAGGAGCTCGACACGTTCGCCGGCCAGCTGGACGTGATTCTCCAGGCCGTGGCACGGGTGGGTGAGGTCGCGGCGGCGGACATCCCGCCGACCTCGCACTCCGTGCCGTTGACCAATGTCCTGCGGGAAGACGTCGAAACCCCCTGCCTGACTCGGGAAGAGGCCCTCGCGGGCGCGCCCGATGTCGCCGAAGACCGGTTCCGGGTGCCGCGCATCCTGGACGAGGAGGCGTGA
- the gatB gene encoding Asp-tRNA(Asn)/Glu-tRNA(Gln) amidotransferase subunit GatB, which translates to MTTTTLPTYDAAIAAFEPVIGLETHVELGTRTKMFCGCRTDFGGEPNTRVCPVCLGLPGSLPVANKAAIEATIRIGLALNCSIASWCRFARKNYFYPDMPKNFQISQYDEPLCVDGYLDVEVDGRTVRIGIERVHLEEDTGKTLHVGGATGRIHGATESLVDYNRAGIPLVEIVTKPVPGAGALAPEVARAYVTELRDVIRGLGVSDVRMEEGSLRCDVNTSLNRAGEEWGTRTETKNVNSLRSVERAVRSEIIRQASVLEAGGRIVQETRHFSEETGDTRPGRSKETATDYRYFPEPDLVPLAPDPEWVSALRDALPEPPRVHRKRLQDAWGLSDLDMQSVVNAGAVELIEETVAAGATAAAARKWWLGELARRANEAGIELAAVGATPAQVAELQTLVDSGKLNDKLARVVLEGVVAGEGSPADVMEARGLAVVSDTGALTAAVDEAIAANPDVAAKVRDGKVAAAGALVGAVMKTTKGQADAKAVRELILQRLGVES; encoded by the coding sequence ATGACCACCACGACGCTGCCGACCTACGACGCGGCGATCGCCGCCTTCGAGCCGGTGATCGGCCTCGAGACCCACGTCGAGCTCGGCACCAGGACCAAGATGTTCTGCGGCTGCCGCACCGACTTCGGCGGCGAGCCCAACACCCGGGTCTGCCCGGTCTGCCTCGGCCTGCCCGGTTCGCTGCCGGTGGCCAACAAGGCCGCGATCGAGGCGACGATCCGGATCGGCCTGGCGCTCAACTGCTCGATCGCGAGCTGGTGCCGGTTCGCCCGGAAGAACTACTTCTACCCGGACATGCCGAAGAACTTCCAGATCAGCCAGTACGACGAGCCGCTGTGCGTGGACGGCTACCTCGACGTGGAGGTCGACGGTCGCACGGTGCGCATCGGCATCGAGCGGGTCCACCTGGAGGAGGACACCGGCAAGACGCTGCACGTGGGCGGGGCCACCGGCCGGATCCACGGCGCGACCGAGTCGCTGGTCGACTACAACCGCGCCGGCATCCCGCTCGTCGAGATCGTCACCAAGCCGGTCCCCGGCGCCGGCGCGCTCGCGCCCGAGGTCGCCCGCGCCTACGTCACCGAGCTCCGCGACGTGATCCGCGGCCTGGGCGTGTCCGACGTCCGCATGGAGGAGGGCTCGCTGCGCTGCGACGTCAACACGTCGCTCAACCGCGCCGGCGAGGAATGGGGCACCCGCACCGAGACCAAGAACGTCAACTCGCTGCGCTCCGTCGAGCGGGCCGTCCGCTCCGAGATCATCCGGCAGGCGTCGGTGCTCGAGGCCGGCGGCCGGATCGTGCAGGAGACCCGGCACTTCTCCGAGGAGACCGGCGACACCCGCCCGGGCCGCTCGAAGGAGACGGCGACCGACTACCGCTACTTCCCCGAGCCCGACCTGGTGCCGCTCGCACCGGACCCGGAGTGGGTCTCGGCGCTGCGCGACGCGTTGCCCGAGCCGCCGCGCGTCCACCGCAAGCGCCTCCAGGACGCCTGGGGTCTGTCCGATCTGGACATGCAGTCGGTGGTCAACGCCGGCGCCGTCGAGCTGATCGAGGAGACGGTCGCGGCGGGCGCCACGGCCGCGGCCGCCCGCAAGTGGTGGCTGGGCGAGCTGGCCCGGCGCGCCAACGAGGCCGGCATCGAGCTGGCCGCCGTCGGCGCGACGCCGGCCCAGGTCGCCGAGCTGCAGACGCTGGTCGACAGCGGCAAGCTCAACGACAAGCTGGCCCGCGTGGTGCTCGAGGGCGTCGTCGCAGGCGAGGGCTCACCCGCTGACGTGATGGAGGCCCGCGGGCTCGCGGTGGTCTCCGACACGGGCGCGCTCACGGCCGCGGTCGACGAGGCCATCGCCGCCAACCCGGACGTGGCCGCCAAGGTCCGCGACGGCAAGGTGGCCGCGGCCGGCGCGCTGGTCGGCGCGGTCATGAAGACCACCAAGGGCCAGGCGGACGCGAAGGCCGTCCGGGAGCTGATCCTGCAGCGCCTGGGCGTCGAATCCTAG
- a CDS encoding helix-turn-helix domain-containing protein codes for MTVVKVDPTDLANTRFALSPMVELVGALATVAEPGGGPGWLAPWVDRHRPTFAAVAAEEPTLAALLAALRGARWTPDFLLPTPSGMDTTIEAELARVRATELKRVHRDLVLTAHANPHNAGRIDRAQPPAAFTAPGALDRLADALALVWERTLAPEWPLRRALLERDVVQRAGRLATYGWAGALEGLRDGFRWLDTGAIRINDWNSPPYVVAGARLVLVPGGFGRGWIGANPPDGYALVYPARGIAAPPDTPAGDGLDRLVGRARARLLRALAEPASTTQLVGALDMTLGAVGDHLAVLRDAGLVTRARSGRSVLYRHTPLGAALAASGDGPPAPPHTSR; via the coding sequence ATGACCGTGGTGAAAGTCGACCCGACCGACCTGGCGAACACGCGCTTCGCGCTGTCGCCGATGGTCGAGCTCGTGGGCGCGTTGGCCACGGTGGCCGAGCCCGGCGGCGGTCCGGGTTGGCTGGCGCCCTGGGTCGACCGGCACCGCCCGACCTTCGCCGCCGTGGCGGCGGAGGAGCCGACGCTCGCCGCCCTGCTGGCCGCGCTGCGTGGCGCCCGCTGGACACCGGACTTCCTCCTGCCGACGCCGTCCGGAATGGACACGACGATCGAGGCCGAGCTGGCCCGGGTCCGAGCCACCGAGCTGAAGCGGGTGCATCGCGATCTCGTCCTCACCGCGCACGCCAACCCGCACAACGCCGGCCGGATCGACCGCGCGCAGCCGCCCGCGGCGTTCACCGCGCCGGGCGCGCTCGACCGCCTGGCCGACGCGCTGGCCCTCGTCTGGGAGCGGACGCTGGCGCCGGAGTGGCCGCTGCGCAGGGCCCTGCTCGAACGCGACGTCGTGCAGCGCGCCGGGCGGCTGGCGACCTACGGTTGGGCGGGCGCGCTGGAAGGCCTGCGCGACGGCTTCCGCTGGCTCGACACCGGCGCGATCAGGATCAACGACTGGAACTCGCCGCCGTACGTCGTCGCCGGCGCCCGCCTCGTCCTCGTGCCCGGCGGTTTCGGCCGTGGCTGGATCGGCGCGAACCCGCCCGACGGTTATGCCCTGGTCTACCCGGCCCGGGGCATCGCCGCCCCGCCGGACACACCGGCCGGCGACGGCCTGGACCGCCTGGTCGGCCGGGCCCGGGCGCGCCTGCTCCGCGCCCTCGCCGAGCCCGCGAGCACCACCCAGCTCGTCGGCGCCCTCGACATGACGCTCGGCGCCGTCGGCGACCACCTGGCCGTCCTCCGCGACGCCGGCCTCGTCACCCGCGCCCGCAGCGGCCGCTCGGTCCTCTACCGCCACACCCCGCTCGGCGCCGCTCTCGCCGCGTCCGGCGACGGGCCACCCGCCCCACCCCACACCAGCCGCTGA
- a CDS encoding GGDEF domain-containing phosphodiesterase encodes MSSRSPQLPRFVRIVAIVGPPTAALAALICAGFGVLPALPTLAAATALTAAVGTTRLVRLALRIHARVHSFGPCRGAGYLGMGTLATGLSVVLLPVAPAGGRALIAAIGLAFASVLYVIGLLLLPGAATSTHARLRRCFDGVSLGISIAFAVWLLPPQGPMPAAALTAALLGSFGLATATVIVLRVVSYRRAAWLCGAGVGIALGGVGALAIILAYGGPTWALLVAGVPVVVSPGLILGGAALTEAGVDPPATGEPESHLSAYPLLTIPAVVATLAAAWHLVTVGQFDKTSIVLGLSVIPTVVAREVFAVSDVRRYAKRLSTQEAHFRSLVSGAGDLTMVVGEDLLVRWQSPAAARLFGLSDADVVGRPFPDLMHPEDAADVLAVLNQTLSEQDDPDGARPTLVPARLRDGHGAWRDTESTVSDQRGVPEVSALVVHIRDVGERRRLERTLHKLAFTDQLTGLANRRELMRTIATQRSVEGHTGALLVIDVHGIAGVNDARGREVGDAVLIEVGRRLRATVGADDVAARLAGDEFAVVTVEGPVVAYALGTRLLTALTEPYLLPGATVHLYVSVGLAELAGGDGVDDVLRRADLARRRAGQLGRNRIEWYDAYLEEQLVRRMDLERELPGAANRGELDLVFQPILGLHDGQPVGAEALLRWRSPALGTVLPSELLPVAEDLGVICEIGQWVLQESCRRMAGWDPRLWMSINVSPAELAAPDFVNNVASTLVSSRLSPERLVIEIAEGRVGADTPTVVTQLAGLRALGVRTALDDFGAAQASLAHLRRLPIDILKVDRALVGEHGTSRQNGGISKPLIDVVVSVGRRLGMEIIAEGLESGTQIEQARTAGCQLGQGFALAHPAPAERFEAFLAERLTQPN; translated from the coding sequence GTGTCATCTAGGTCCCCACAGCTGCCCCGGTTCGTGCGGATCGTCGCCATAGTCGGGCCGCCCACGGCGGCCCTGGCGGCGCTGATCTGCGCGGGCTTCGGGGTCCTGCCGGCGCTGCCCACGCTCGCGGCCGCGACGGCGCTGACCGCCGCCGTCGGCACGACCCGGCTGGTCCGGCTGGCGCTGCGCATCCACGCCCGCGTGCATTCGTTCGGGCCGTGTCGCGGCGCCGGCTACCTCGGCATGGGCACGCTGGCCACGGGCCTGTCCGTGGTGCTGCTGCCGGTCGCGCCCGCGGGCGGCCGCGCGCTGATCGCCGCGATCGGGCTGGCGTTCGCGTCCGTGTTGTACGTGATCGGCCTCCTGCTCCTGCCCGGCGCCGCCACCAGCACGCACGCCCGGCTGCGCCGCTGCTTCGACGGCGTGAGCCTCGGCATCAGCATCGCCTTCGCGGTCTGGCTGCTGCCGCCCCAGGGTCCGATGCCGGCCGCCGCGCTGACCGCCGCCCTGCTCGGGTCGTTCGGACTGGCCACCGCCACGGTGATCGTGCTGCGCGTGGTCAGCTACCGGCGGGCGGCCTGGTTGTGCGGCGCCGGCGTCGGCATCGCCCTCGGCGGCGTCGGCGCGCTGGCGATCATCCTGGCGTACGGCGGCCCGACGTGGGCGCTGCTCGTCGCCGGCGTGCCGGTGGTGGTCAGCCCCGGCCTGATCCTCGGCGGCGCGGCGCTCACGGAGGCGGGCGTGGACCCACCGGCCACCGGCGAGCCGGAGTCGCACCTGTCGGCGTACCCGTTGCTGACCATCCCCGCCGTCGTCGCCACCCTGGCCGCCGCGTGGCACCTGGTCACCGTCGGGCAGTTCGACAAGACGTCGATCGTGCTGGGCCTGTCGGTGATCCCGACCGTCGTCGCGCGCGAGGTGTTCGCGGTCTCCGACGTCCGGCGCTACGCCAAGCGATTGTCCACACAGGAGGCACACTTCCGCTCGCTGGTGTCGGGCGCCGGCGACCTCACCATGGTGGTCGGCGAGGACCTGCTCGTGCGGTGGCAGTCGCCCGCCGCCGCGCGCCTCTTCGGTCTGTCCGATGCGGACGTCGTCGGCCGCCCGTTCCCGGATCTCATGCACCCGGAGGACGCGGCCGACGTGCTCGCGGTGCTCAACCAGACACTGTCCGAACAGGACGATCCCGACGGCGCCCGTCCCACCCTCGTGCCGGCCCGGCTGCGCGACGGCCACGGCGCCTGGCGCGACACCGAGTCGACGGTCAGCGACCAGCGCGGCGTCCCCGAGGTGTCCGCGCTCGTCGTGCACATCCGCGACGTCGGCGAGCGCCGCCGCCTGGAGCGCACGCTGCACAAGCTGGCGTTCACCGACCAGCTGACCGGCCTGGCCAACCGCCGCGAGCTCATGCGCACGATCGCCACCCAGCGTTCCGTCGAGGGGCACACCGGCGCCCTGCTCGTGATCGACGTGCACGGCATCGCCGGCGTCAACGACGCCCGCGGGCGCGAGGTCGGCGACGCCGTTCTGATCGAGGTGGGCCGCCGCCTGCGGGCGACGGTGGGCGCCGATGACGTGGCGGCCCGGCTGGCGGGCGACGAGTTCGCGGTGGTCACCGTCGAGGGCCCGGTCGTCGCCTACGCCCTGGGCACCCGGCTGCTGACCGCGCTCACCGAGCCCTACCTGCTGCCCGGCGCCACCGTGCACCTCTATGTCAGCGTCGGCCTGGCCGAACTCGCGGGCGGCGACGGCGTCGACGACGTGCTGCGCCGCGCCGACCTGGCCCGCCGCCGCGCCGGCCAGCTGGGCCGCAACCGCATCGAGTGGTACGACGCCTACCTCGAAGAGCAGCTCGTCCGCCGCATGGACCTCGAGCGCGAACTCCCCGGCGCCGCCAACCGGGGCGAGCTCGACCTGGTCTTCCAGCCGATCCTCGGCCTGCACGACGGCCAACCGGTCGGCGCGGAGGCCCTGCTCCGCTGGCGCAGCCCCGCACTCGGCACGGTGCTGCCCAGCGAGCTGCTCCCGGTCGCGGAGGACCTCGGCGTCATCTGCGAGATCGGCCAGTGGGTGCTGCAGGAGTCGTGCCGCCGCATGGCCGGCTGGGACCCGCGACTCTGGATGTCGATCAACGTCTCCCCGGCCGAGCTGGCCGCCCCCGACTTCGTCAACAATGTGGCCTCCACGCTGGTCAGCAGCCGCCTCTCCCCCGAACGCCTGGTCATCGAGATCGCCGAGGGCCGCGTCGGCGCCGACACCCCGACGGTCGTGACGCAGCTGGCCGGTTTGCGGGCACTGGGCGTACGCACCGCCCTCGACGACTTCGGCGCCGCCCAGGCGAGCCTGGCCCACCTGCGCCGCCTGCCGATCGACATCCTCAAGGTCGACCGGGCGCTGGTCGGCGAACACGGCACCAGCCGGCAGAACGGCGGCATCTCCAAGCCGCTGATCGACGTCGTGGTCAGCGTGGGCCGCCGGCTCGGCATGGAGATCATCGCCGAAGGCCTCGAATCGGGCACCCAGATCGAACAGGCCCGCACCGCCGGCTGCCAACTCGGGCAAGGCTTCGCCCTCGCCCACCCGGCGCCGGCCGAACGCTTCGAGGCCTTCCTCGCCGAACGCCTCACCCAACCGAACTAA